A genomic stretch from Chloroflexi bacterium ADurb.Bin180 includes:
- the nfrA2 gene encoding FMN reductase (NAD(P)H), which produces MNPVLPVLLSRRSVRTYQDRPVEDEVKQEVLRATLRAPTAGNWMLYSIIDVTRQAAKDTLAVTCDKQPFIARAPWVLLFLADYQRLYDYFTVCGVPEWCERNGRTLARPAGADLFLACCDALIAAQTAVVAAESLGLGSCYIGDIMENDEAHRLLFDLPPYAFPICLLCFGYPTEQQKQRAQPPRFGQEYIVFQDHYQRHDADTLTRMYAEREADFARGRRPEGIDNLGQAMYARKFDAEFSREARRSVKAMLERWLKGQD; this is translated from the coding sequence ATGAATCCCGTATTGCCAGTGCTGCTCTCGCGACGCTCGGTACGAACCTATCAGGACCGGCCGGTGGAGGACGAGGTCAAGCAGGAGGTGCTGCGCGCCACCCTCCGCGCGCCCACGGCGGGCAACTGGATGCTCTACTCCATCATCGACGTGACGCGGCAGGCGGCCAAGGATACCCTGGCCGTGACCTGCGACAAGCAGCCTTTCATCGCCCGCGCGCCGTGGGTGCTCCTGTTCCTGGCCGACTATCAGCGGCTGTACGACTATTTCACCGTGTGCGGCGTGCCCGAATGGTGTGAACGCAACGGCCGGACGCTGGCCAGACCCGCGGGAGCGGACCTTTTCCTAGCCTGCTGCGACGCGCTGATCGCCGCGCAGACGGCCGTGGTCGCCGCCGAGTCGCTGGGCCTGGGCTCGTGCTACATCGGCGACATCATGGAGAACGACGAGGCGCACCGCCTGCTGTTCGACCTGCCGCCCTACGCCTTTCCCATTTGCCTGTTGTGCTTTGGCTATCCCACCGAGCAGCAAAAACAGCGCGCCCAGCCGCCGCGGTTCGGGCAAGAGTACATCGTCTTTCAAGACCATTACCAGCGCCACGATGCTGACACGCTGACCCGAATGTACGCCGAGCGCGAGGCCGATTTCGCCCGGGGGCGCAGGCCGGAAGGCATCGACAACCTCGGCCAGGCGATGTACGCGCGCAAGTTCGACGCCGAGTTCAGCCGCGAGGCCCGCCGCTCAGTGAAGGCGATGCTGGAGCGCTGGCTGA